The stretch of DNA CCCGCCGGCGGCGCCGTGCCACGCGACCTGGCCCTGCTCCAGAAGGATCGCCCGGTTGCAGAGGCGGGAGGCCCGTTCGACCGCATGCGAGGCCACGATCAGGGTTCCGCCGCCATCGGTGAAGCGCTCGATCCAGCCCTCGATCAGCGTCTGACCCTGGGGATCGAGAGACGCGAACGGCTCGTCGAGCAGCAGCAGCCGGGGGTTCTCGAGCCGCGACCGCGCGAGGACGAGCCGCTTCCGCATTCCGGCCGAAAAGCCGCCGACCTGACGGCCGGCGGCGTCCTGGAGACCGAGTTCGGCGAGCAGGTCCGTGAGCCCGCCGGAACCGCCGCGCTCCCCGCACAGCGAACTCCACAACCTGAGGGTCTCGATCGCGGTCAGCCGGTCGTAGAGATAGTCGTGGTGGGAGACCAGGGAGAGCGTGCTTCGGGTGCCGAAACGGTCTTCGGACGGGTTGCGGCCGTCGACCAGGAGCTCCCCCGCCGTCGGTTTCCTGAGGCCGGCGACCAGCCGCAGCAGCGTCGTCTTCCCGGAGCCGTTGGCCCCCGCCAGAAGCAGGCGCTCACCCGCCTCCAGATCGAGGTCGACATGGGCCAGGGCCCACTGGGTGCCGAAGCGGATACCGAGTCCGCGTGCGTGAATCAAGGTCTCGGCACGGTTACTCTCTAGGCGGCGAATGCGGGGACGCCCGTCCCCGGGGCTCCGAGGGTATAGCAGCCGGGGATTGCCGGAAGCGGACCCGGGCGGCCGCAGGACCGGGCCGGCCCGCAACAATCCGGCGCGGGAGACGTAGGTGAAGGCTGTGGAGGCAACTCGGGCGACCGACGAGGAGTTGGTGGCTGCGATTCTGGACGGCGAGACGGCCCTGTACACCGACCTCGTGCAGAGGTATCAGGGTCGGCTGGTCAACTACCTGAACCGCTTTCTCGGCAACGTCGACGAGTCGCAGGAGTTGTCCCAGGAAGTGTTCCTAAAGGTCTACCGGGCCCTCGATCGTTACAACCCCACCTACCGATTCTCGACATGGCTCTTTCGAGTGGCAAAGAACGCGGCGATCGACCTGCTGCGCAAGCGGCGTCTCAAGCTGGTTCCGATGCAGCGGGTCGGCTTCGACGGAGAAACGCGGGAGAGGGAGTTTCCGAGTGAGGAGAGGGACCCGTACCGGGCGCTTCGGAACCTCGAACGGCGCGATGCGATCGGTGCCGCGATCGACGGTCTGAAGGACGAGTACCGAGAGTTGATCCAGTTGAGACACTTCGCCGAGATGACCTACGAAGAAATCGCCGAGTTCAAGGGAATGCCCCTGGGCACGGTGAAGAACAAGTTGTTTCGCGGCCGCCGGATGCTGAAGGCCCGGTTGGCTGAATACCTCACCGACTGAAGGACGGGGGGAGTTCAGCGATGACGAGTTCCAGGAGTGGGGTCAGCGGTAGGGCGTCCGACGCCTGTTCCCATGCAGAACTGATCGACGCCTACGTCGACGGCGCGGTGGCCGAGCCCGAGCGCGAGCAGGCGGAGCGGCACCTTCTGGAATGTGGCGAGTGCCGAAACGAGGCGCGCGCCCTGGCCGCGCTGGGCGAGCTTCTGGCCGCGGAACGGCTCGCGCCCGAGCCGCTCGAAGTCGCGGTCCGCGCCCCGTCGCGGGCACGCCGTCGCAGGGCCCTGGCAGCGGCCGCGGCCCTGGTGGGGCTGTTCGGCGGCTCTCTCGCGGTACTCGCCGGGCTCGCGCCCCAGGTCGAATCGGCGACCTCGGCAGTGGCGGCGCTGTTCGACTTCACGGTCACCGTCGCGCTGGTCGGTGCCGGCCTGCTCGAGGCCTCGTGGCGGGGCGTGAGCGCTGCGGCGTCCTCGGTGCTCCAGCCCGCGGCGCCCGGCCTCGTGTTCGGCGGCTTGGCGGCCGCCGGCCTCACCGCGCTCCTGTTCTCTCTGCTGAGACGCGGTTCCAGGGCGACGGTTCGGGAACGGCAACAGCGCTGAGGTCTCCGGTCGCGGCGGGAGCTACGATCGGCGAGGTCCCGTGCCCGACATCGTCAACAAGCGCCCGCACCTGCTAGCTCCGGCTCTGCTGGCCTGTGTCGCGGTCGCGGGCGGCTGCACGCCTGCCGAGCGACCCGTGGAGAGCGCCGGGGAGGCCGTCGTCGTCGAGGCGGAGGCGGTCGTGCGGGATCAGGTCATCGCGGTGGGCCGGGATCTGGAGTTGCGCGGCGAAGCTCGCTCGGACGCGGTCGTTCTGAGCGGAGACGCCCGCGTCGACGGTGTCGTGTCGGGCGACGTGATCGTGCTCGACGGCGACGTTCACCTGGGATCGCCGGCCCGCGTGGGAGGCGATGTGTTCGTGCTGGGCGGCGAGGTGAACGCAGAGTCCGGGGCCGCGGTCGAGGGCCGCACGGTGGCCTGGCCGCGGGCGCCGTCCTCGTTGCTCATCCTGGCCGAGGGGCCGCTGATGGGCCGCTCGCCGCTGTCGCCGGCGGTGGCGATGCTGAACCTGGCGTTGCTGCTCGCGTGGTTGCTGGTGTCGGTGGTCCTGGTCTGGGGGTTCGACTCGTCGCTCCTCGGGACCGCCCAGAGCGTCCTGGAGCGGCCGTTCCGCAACTTCTTCGTCGGCCTGGTGGCGGTGCTCGCGGTGGGTCTGACCTTCGGTCTGGTGACGGCGGTGGCGCCGGCGATGATCGGTGTGCCGCTACTCGTCGTGTGCGCCGTGGCGGCGATGGTGTGCAAGCTGTGGGGCACCGTGGCGGTGTTCATGGCGGTGGGCACCCGCCTGCTGCCGAAGCGCGGTGGGACCGCCGGCCGGGCGATGGCCGCCGTGCTCGTCGGTCTCCTCGCTCTGGGCCTGGTCAAGATGGTGCCGTACGTGGGTGGCTGGACCTGGACGATCGTCACCTGCATCGGGGTCGGCGCCGCGCTGGACAGCAGGCTCGGACGCTGCGACCCGTGGTTCGCCGGCCTCGACTGAGCCGCTAGGTCCCAGGCGCTAGGCTCGCGCCGATGTACTGCCAGGCTTGCGGCGCGCACAACGAGGACGACGCGGAGTACTGCCAGCGCTGCCGGCAGAAGTTGATGGTCCTCTCCGGCTCGTCCGCGCCGGCGGAGGAGTCACTGGACGGCGGCGACGAGGAGTTCTCGTTCGACGAACACCTGCTGGAGCGGATCTCCATCCTCGAGGAGGTCCTCAAGCGCACGGGCGAAACCGTGCAGAAGGTCTTAAGCGCCATGCACCGGCAGGAGGAGAGCATTCTCGTCCACCACGCCGGCATGCTCGCACTGCGCGATCTTCTGGAACGGCGGGAACTGCTCGACGCGGCCGAATGGAGCGACCTCTGGGAGTCCAAGATGGACGACCAGTTCCAGGTGCTGGAGAAGCGGGAGCGGTTCGCCGCCAGAAAGGACCGGATTCTCGGCC from Acidobacteriota bacterium encodes:
- the ccmA gene encoding heme ABC exporter ATP-binding protein CcmA, which codes for MIHARGLGIRFGTQWALAHVDLDLEAGERLLLAGANGSGKTTLLRLVAGLRKPTAGELLVDGRNPSEDRFGTRSTLSLVSHHDYLYDRLTAIETLRLWSSLCGERGGSGGLTDLLAELGLQDAAGRQVGGFSAGMRKRLVLARSRLENPRLLLLDEPFASLDPQGQTLIEGWIERFTDGGGTLIVASHAVERASRLCNRAILLEQGQVAWHGAAGGLEAAWARRLR
- a CDS encoding sigma-70 family RNA polymerase sigma factor yields the protein MEATRATDEELVAAILDGETALYTDLVQRYQGRLVNYLNRFLGNVDESQELSQEVFLKVYRALDRYNPTYRFSTWLFRVAKNAAIDLLRKRRLKLVPMQRVGFDGETREREFPSEERDPYRALRNLERRDAIGAAIDGLKDEYRELIQLRHFAEMTYEEIAEFKGMPLGTVKNKLFRGRRMLKARLAEYLTD
- a CDS encoding zf-HC2 domain-containing protein, with the protein product MTSSRSGVSGRASDACSHAELIDAYVDGAVAEPEREQAERHLLECGECRNEARALAALGELLAAERLAPEPLEVAVRAPSRARRRRALAAAAALVGLFGGSLAVLAGLAPQVESATSAVAALFDFTVTVALVGAGLLEASWRGVSAAASSVLQPAAPGLVFGGLAAAGLTALLFSLLRRGSRATVRERQQR
- a CDS encoding polymer-forming cytoskeletal protein, which gives rise to MPDIVNKRPHLLAPALLACVAVAGGCTPAERPVESAGEAVVVEAEAVVRDQVIAVGRDLELRGEARSDAVVLSGDARVDGVVSGDVIVLDGDVHLGSPARVGGDVFVLGGEVNAESGAAVEGRTVAWPRAPSSLLILAEGPLMGRSPLSPAVAMLNLALLLAWLLVSVVLVWGFDSSLLGTAQSVLERPFRNFFVGLVAVLAVGLTFGLVTAVAPAMIGVPLLVVCAVAAMVCKLWGTVAVFMAVGTRLLPKRGGTAGRAMAAVLVGLLALGLVKMVPYVGGWTWTIVTCIGVGAALDSRLGRCDPWFAGLD